In Theobroma cacao cultivar B97-61/B2 chromosome 7, Criollo_cocoa_genome_V2, whole genome shotgun sequence, the genomic window CTTTCTTATCTCTCAAGTTCTTGTTTGCAAAGAGGACAGCAAGAAATAATCCGAAGCCACTGATCCACACATTTGAGGTGAAATATGTGGGAACATGGCAACTGCCTCACCTCTTCCTTGTCTTTGTACTTGGCCAGGCAAATGCAGCATTCCTGTCGGATTCAACCCCCCgggaaaacaaggaaaaagatTAGCCTGCAAGATTACTGTAAAGAGCATTGAGCATTGGTTATGGTATACTATGACTTACTGGATCTTCATTTGCGAGGCTTGCATTGCAGTCTGAATCATGGTCAAGCTCCAAGTTGGTGTTGATTTCTTTATATCTCCAACTAGGCAGCCTGGAGATCTGATCATCAGATGCCCCCCTGTCATTGGAACCCATGTTCATGTTGTATCCTAGGAGGCTGCTGATAAGTGGCACACAGCAACATAGAAGCAGGAACAGCAGGAACGGGAAAGAGTAGCTGAGAGCATTCCATGCTAGCAATGAGATACAGAGAACATGAAGATTCGGAGCTCGGTGGAAGGATCCAAAGCGAGAATCAAACACCCAAACATTTCCCATCACAAACCATATTGCAAAGAACAGCTCTAGCGAGGTCCGGCATTTGTTCATCAGATGTGAGCTCCTGAACATACTATATCTCAATTAATAGCCATTACAAGGAAGTTGACTAGTTGAAATCTTGTCATCAATCACAATTTGCAGTAACTTTGGATTAACCAGATATGATCAGAactttcctacttgatttattttcttgggTTTCAACATATTCTTCCATAACTAACATACAGAGGTTGTCACCATGAACAACAGCAATGCAAAACTGAAACAAGTGGTGTAAATAAGATTTGATCTAGATGGACTTAGAACTGGGAAAAAAGCTTACCTTGATTCTTCATTTGCCCGCTGTTGTTCCACGTCAGAAAGGCCAAAACCATCTCCTTGAGTTATGTAAAGATGGTGGTAACGACCATAAAGAAGTAACAAGCTGAGGAGACAACCAAT contains:
- the LOC18593235 gene encoding E3 ubiquitin-protein ligase At4g11680 isoform X2, encoding MNTRYSFQPDSLCNSSTAVSYSSNPPGGEDRMAAGARNRSPRAPPSSLLIRMAMRISRARWFTFLRRVFHYQNGSRSDLGSNPFNSSTWMMLEFLALVIQISITTFTLAISKKERPVWPMRIWIVGYDIGCLLSLLLLYGRYHHLYITQGDGFGLSDVEQQRANEESRSSHLMNKCRTSLELFFAIWFVMGNVWVFDSRFGSFHRAPNLHVLCISLLAWNALSYSFPFLLFLLLCCCVPLISSLLGYNMNMGSNDRGASDDQISRLPSWRYKEINTNLELDHDSDCNASLANEDPECCICLAKYKDKEEVRQLPCSHIFHLKCVDQWLRIISCCPLCKQELER
- the LOC18593235 gene encoding E3 ubiquitin-protein ligase At4g11680 isoform X1, which encodes MNTRYSFQPDSLCNSSTAVSYSSNPPGGEDRMAAGARNRSPRAPPSSLLIRMAMRISRARWFTFLRRVFHYQNGSRSDLGSNPFNSSTWMMLEFLALVIQISITTFTLAISKKERPVWPMRIWIVGYDIGCLLSLLLLYGRYHHLYITQGDGFGLSDVEQQRANEESSMFRSSHLMNKCRTSLELFFAIWFVMGNVWVFDSRFGSFHRAPNLHVLCISLLAWNALSYSFPFLLFLLLCCCVPLISSLLGYNMNMGSNDRGASDDQISRLPSWRYKEINTNLELDHDSDCNASLANEDPECCICLAKYKDKEEVRQLPCSHIFHLKCVDQWLRIISCCPLCKQELER